In Acanthopagrus latus isolate v.2019 chromosome 23, fAcaLat1.1, whole genome shotgun sequence, the genomic window CAGCTGAAAGCCTCCATTTGCATGTATCAACAAGACTTTaacaacagtgacacacacacacacacacacagtgaggagagCTCACCCAAACATTGAACTCGGTCCTCCTCTGACAGATAAAAGATCTTCCCACTATCAGACTGATGACTCAGTAAACTGCCAGCTGTCATCATGTGTTCGTGTTCATGAGACGTTTGTTCTTCAAACAGAAAATCAATCGGGATCATTGATTCGGTTCAGTGTGAGGAGTGGACAAAATGTTCTCTCACTCCAGAACATAGACCGGTCCTCACAGAGATACACATACCACTtcctgctccacacacacacacacacacacacacacacacaaacagacacacacacacagatttacatgTCAAcgtaatcacacacacatgctgagcGTCTTCAAACACTGAAGgtgtggatttttttgtgttgattcttcAAATAGCATCAGCAGGAGAGGATGCtgggtttccatggcaaccGGAGATGGTTGCTGGTGCTgtgattgagagagagagttggcTTTGATTCATCGCCATGGTTTCACGGAGatgcttttacacacacacacacacacacacacacacacacacacacacacacacacacacacacacacacacacactctgagccagtcagtctgcagctcctcagatTATTGCTGTtgatttatgcatttatttgtttgtttgtctgtggttaggggaggagcaggaggaggagaggaagatgaggatgtGTCAGTTTCAGTTAGGAATGtcatgagggagggagggaggatagGGTGGATGttgctcctcctgcaggagctggagctggaggaggaggagcaggagcagggggaggagcaggaggatcAGTGCAAGCAGCTCGTCTCCTCCTCGTTAATCTTCCAGCAGTTAttagttttctttgttgtcCACGCTTCAGGAATATGTGATGTCACTTCAGGCTACATTAGTTGCTGCTAGCAAAGCACAGCACAATGTCAAGTCTTGACTATccagctgcattgtgggtagtgtaggaattgattattattgattaacctgttatttttctccatgaatatttgttgtttgtcttcagatgtcttgtttaGTTTGACAGTTCAGAGAGATTCAGTTTACTGACAGATGAGAAACACGAACCAATTAACTGATCGATTAAAGacacaatatgtaacatttctgctttaaagaGTCTCACTCACCTGTGAATCATCAatgtgttagcatttagctcacagCACCACTGTGTCTAAATACAGCTGCTAGCATGACAGGAGCCTGACTCACCtgtatctctatctgtctgacTCACCTGTCTCTCAACCTGTGTCTCCACCTGTATCGCTACCTGTCTgactcacctgtctctctctctgtctgtgtccagCCGGTGTTGCCTCACACGGCGGTGTGTTTTGCGTGCGGCGAGGCGGGCAAGGAGGACACGGTggactctgaggaggagaagttCAGCCTCTGTCTGATGGAGTGCACCATCTGCAACGAAATCATCCACCCCAGCTGCCTGAAGGTCAGTCGTCACACCTGCTCTCACTAAACCCATAAAACACATGATGTAATGTCACAGGTGAGTTCAGTGTTTCTACActttcagctgcagaaattcaggaTTTTGGTTTACACCTTTTCTGTGAGATCAAACTTCAGTGATGTTGGAGATAAATCGGGTCGTTGCAGAATAAAGTAAGAAAGAGATCCTCACTGATGACCTGAGATCTGATGTTTATCATCATAACAGCCAGATTATAAAGATACTGAATTCTTCTTTGCTCTTCGCGTCCCGTCAGTCTTCTGCAGATTTCCAGACGTTTCCCCAAATAAGCTCAGATTGATTGAGGGATTATGTTGCTCTCTGCTGTAATGTTGGCTGATACAGACAGAACACACTGTACAGGACAACCTGCTGACTGGAACACCAGTGAGTTTTATTTGTTACCTTGGACACCAGGCAGGAAATATCACAACGCAGGAATAaattctcttcttcttcctcttcaagCACAAACATGAACCGGCTGCGAGGTTTTCTTTTAACCCTGAGGGGAAACTGAGGCTCTGCAGCCGAGAGAATTAAAGAGCAACAAAGAGAATAAtaaggaagagaaacagaaatagaCGAACATCAGAATGAATCTCTGCCCAccaataaatctgtgttttcctgctggtGATAAAAGTGACCACAAAGTCTGAGAGGAagtctgaaatatttaaagacGATCAGAATATTTTCAGACGATGTAGAAGTTGAAATTTTTGAGAAAAATTCAAGATTGGTTTTAAATTTATGGAGAAAATGATATATGTCATGATAGCAAGATCATGATATGAAACCATGGATTGTTAGATTTTGGATACGTGAAATGATCACAATGGTCAAAAATATCTCTATTTAATTTAACTTGATATACTCAAAAGATCATCAACTGTTTTAAACATTGATATATTAATCATAAACATCCAAACTGTATTTAGTTAAACTGGATTTaaaatatgtcagaaaatatataaatgtggAGTAAATAGCGTGTTAATGGGATTTATATTTCATAAAgtctaaaaatatcacaatgtaaCATCAATGTGAGAAATCTGAgataataatcaaaatattttgagaaaaacagcaaaaatgagTCGATTTTGGGCAGAAAGTTGAGTTTTTAACAAAATTGTGATCAGTTAAGCAGGTACGTTTAATtgataattcaaaataaatgataatttaaCAGTAAATCGTTGAAGAAGTTAAGCTAATGTAatgcttctgttttctttattaaaaatgtccatcagACTCGGCCAGATGAAAAACTTCTATGATGAATCAATATCCACATTTCCATCAACTGATCGCTTCAGctctttttaaattcttttataCATTAAAGATAATGTTTCTACAGCACAGTGAAGTGGACGAGTATCTCAGagttgtacttgagtaaatatacttagttacattccatcagtgacaaactaataaaaagagaagttcatggtttttcacattaaaatcttTTGAGTAGAGATGATTTATTTAcctatgcttttattttgaagcagcaGGAAGTGCTGAGTCACTGTGGTCTTAGATGTAACTGATGATTGTTGTGCCTCCATCTTGTGTCTCAGATGGGTAAAGCTGAAGGAATCATCAACGATGAGATTCCAAACTGCTGGGAGTGTCCCAAGTGCCACAAGGAGGGAAAAACCAGTAAGGTAAGAGTCCCACCTGTCCACCTGCCCACCTGTCCACCTGCCCACCTGTCCACCTGTCCACCTGCCCACCTGTCCACCTGCCCACCTGTCCACCTGTCCACCTGCCCACCTGTCCACCTGTCCACCTGCCCACCTGCCCACCTGCCCACCTGCCCAACACACCAGTTCACTGTCATCTATCTGTCAACATCCTTAGAAGTCTTGTTACATCCATGAAGAAACTCAGTTTATTTTCCAAGACGAGGaaacaaaccagaaaatattcatcgTTTCAAAAACTGATAtcagaaaatttaaaaagaaataattaaaaacgtTGTCAGATTAATTTAATGGTCGACAGTTGATTATTTGTTGCAACAGCTTCTCTCCTGTCAGCACTCTCAGTCTGAGATGTCCTCAAAGGGCCACCGTACCCAGAACAGAAGTATGAAAGCACATCATATTTTTCtacaaaattaaatgtgagaCTTTATTTGCTTGTTAgactttattgttattatattattcaTGATTAAACAAGTTGTTCCTGATTGGACCTGGAATCAACATCCCTCCTGAGGGATCTGATCTCAGGTGTGAACGACTCCCAAGATGCAGTGAGGTGGTCAGAcagaacagcaccagactccattaacaaatgtggtgattttaagagttgttgagttaaaacaaactttataacatagtgaaactgtgtctctgacagattctgaatctttgtgtccttgttgtaaattcagcattaaatgtttcagctgaagttgtttgtctccttgtaaaaagtgtcagtttgtggcagcatgtctgtaccagcctgtctgcttctgtgtctaaagtgctaaagtcttacctgccaacactgatcagctgtttgaacacactgtttacactgatttcaccatttacactccatttatgaaagaagaaacatgttattgatctaaacatgtcacatgttacaaagacactaaacaggaacaatataggcgacttctttgtccccgtggagaaagtccccagactcccttaacaaatgtgtcagtttagtgagttgctgagttggagacactttataaactctgtgaaactctgtctctgactcattctgcagtatttggaccttcttgttaattcggcaaatgATCTACATAAAaaatctttctgtctctgagttGAAaaatggagtctgtttgtctcagtgatggatggTTTGTGTCATACTGAAATGTTGTAGTGAAGTTTTAAACTGAACTTCCTGTGGTTGTGAGTCCAACGTCTGAATCAGTCTGATGGTCCTGTCCAGGACCAGGCCGACGGCTCGGGGAAACGCAGGCTGGATAACGGCGAGGTGGGCCGCTGGAAGCTCACAGATGACCCTCCACCTAAAAAGAAAGCCCCTCCCTCcctggaggagggggggagaacgGACgggggacacaagaggaagaaggagaaggagctgCCTCAGGACAGCGGGCCCAAGAAGAAGGTGAACCGTCTGGTTTCTGCTCTGACGTGATGCTGATGTGTTGAAGCCATTCACcgctctgactgtctgtctgtctgtcttcttctctctgtcagatgAAGGGCGGCCACGAGAAACGCCTCAAAAAGGTACGAAAACTTCGCTCAGTGTTGTTTGAGTGGACTGATGGCAAACATCAACACGTCAAAATGAGaacttttcacagtttgtgtCGGCTCATCTGTTGAGCTGCTGTGACCTCTGTTGCCTGTATGTCGGTGTGTTAGTGATCATTTATTTGTCGTCAGCctgatgaatgtgttttttttccactggattGAGTTGAAATGACATAAATCCATGTTTGAATTCATGTTTCAGTGAATTTGACGGTTTATGTGATGAAACAAACTTGAACGTTTCTCTCCATCAGAAACCCAAACAGGAGGCGGTGGAGTCCAACGGCCCCACCtcctcagctggaggaggagcaggaggactgCAGGGCTCCTCCTCAACAACCTCCTCTCAGccggggggaggaggtgggggaggagcgGGGGGGACGTCGAGTGCAGACCAGCGCTCGCATCACAGAGAGAAACTGGAGCGGTTTAAGAGGATGTGTCTGCTGGAGCGCCGACCCGagtcctcgtcctcgtcctcctccagctccgaGTCTGACTCCGAGTCCGACTCTGACGACTCCCTCAGGGGGGAGCAGGCAGGGGGAGGCTCCTCGCCATCATCGTCCTCCCCCGCCCCGCCTCCTCCCATCGTCTATGGCAACAGCAGCGGAGGGCGGGCGGAGCGAGAGAGGAGTCGCAgcgagcgggagagagagagagaaagggagcgCCGCCTAGCTGAGCTGGGCTTCAGCGCCAGTGAGGAGtcggagggggagggggggaggggggaggacgaggtgagggaggaagagcagggAGGTGGAGGCGGGGAGAAGGCACGGCggagaggaggtgaggctgGGTTACCTCCACGAGGACGGAAAGCAGGACTGcttgatggagaggaggaggacatgcCCACCTCCGACAGGACCAGGAAAaactctgcctccctccccccgCCCTCACCCCTCTCCTCCAATCAGATGCCGCCGTCCTCGCAGCACGACGGTTTCACAGGGAAGCAGCGCAGCAATGGGCAGGACGCGCGCAACGGACGGACACGAGGAGGGACAGgaggcgggagggagggaggggagaaggagaacaCCAGTGGTGTtctgaccaatcacagacacagtggggggggagggggagggaccAAAGGTAGTGGGAGCCGCGGCAACAAGATCCGTAGCAACAGTAAAAACCAGACGTCCAGAAAcaacagcacctcctcctccgcctccatcCCCACGTCCAATGGGGGAGGAGGCCCGGGGGGAGGCGGCCTGATGATGTCTGCCATGGCAGCGTCTCCATGCTCACAGCCGTCCCGCCTCGCGCCGCGCTCTCAGATGATGAAGCGCAGCCCTCCGGCAGTCCCCTCGCCACCCCGGCCCATTCAGATGGAGAGACACCTGGTGAGGCCGCCCCCCACCTGCCCCGAGCCCAGCTGCCTGCCGCTGGACTCTGGCTCCTCCCACATCATGACGCGGGACGTGTGGCTGCGAGTGTTCACTCACCTGAGccagagagagctgtgtgtctgcatgagaGTCTGCCGCACCTGGAGCCGCTGGttagtgacatcacagtgacatcatgctGACGTCACACTGACATCATGTGCTTCATGTAAGCTGCTGTAAACGTTCTCGTCTTCTTCAGGTGTTGCGATAAACGGTTGTGGACTCAGATCGACCTGAGCCGGCAGCGCTCCATCACCCCCCCCATGCTGAGTGGTATCATCCGCCGACAGCCCGTCTCACTCAACCTGGGTTATACCAACATctccaagaaacagctgatgtggCTCATCAACCGCTTACAAGGTGCCGccagcacttcctgtttacctGTTGACTGTCACACAGTCAGAAActgtttgaaaagaaatgtctggaacacttgttgttgtttatattcAGGGtgctgtgtgacatcacagatgtcaATCACAGAATGAGACAGTTGATCAAAACATCTGTTGACTGAGACGATCAATACATTCATCAATCAGCGATaacagaacaaactgaaggTGTCTGCACCAGACACCAGACCAGACAGAGTCTCAAACTACCTGAAACTAAACTCAGTTAACTTCTGGAGCTTTCAGCTGGTTTTTACCTTCTTCAGCAAAGACTTTCACCTGTGCGTCTCACCTGTGCATCTCACCTGTGCGTCTCAtctgtcctcactgtcctgttCAGGTCTGTTGGAGTTGAATGTGTCCGGGTGTCCGTGGCCGGTGgtctctgctctgtgtcagGCCGTCTGTCCCTGCCTGAAGCTGCTGGACCTCAGCAGAGTGGAGGACCTAAAAGACTCTCACCTGAGAGAGCTGCTGGCCCCCCCACCTGACACCAGGACAGGTgagacactcacacacctgcacTGAGACATTAGATGATGCTTTTAAATCAAAGTTAAACGTGTGTGAAGATGTGCGGACGTGTTTCAGGGTTCAGTTCTGTAAATGATTTGATTGTTTTACTCTCTGTGTCTAGTTCTCTCACACgttctctgctctctgattggtcgatCAGCTCACGGTGAAACCAGAGTGGGGCGTTTCCAGAACGTGACAGAGCTACGATTGGCAGGTTTGGACCTGACGGACACGTCATCTCGTCTGTTGGTGCGTTACGTTCCTCACCTGACCCGGTTGGACCTGAGTCAGTGTGGAAACGTCACGGACCAGACGGTGCACACCCTCACCTCCCCCATCTCCCCCCTGAGAGAGAGCCTCACCCACGTCAACCTGGCAGGTAAATGCAACAGAATCATGCTGAAGGTCCAAATGCCAAGTGTGATGTCTGATTCTGATGAGTCAGAACCCGACCTGTTCTACATATCTGCACCAACTTAGGACAGCTATAGAACAGGTGTAGCACAGGTGTAGCACAGCTGTAGACTGACGTTGTCTCTGTTGCAGGCTGTGTGAAGGTGACGGAGCAGTGCGTCCCGTTGCTGCGGCGCTGCACCTCCCTGCAGACGGTCGACCTGCGCTCCTgctcgctcctctcctctgagaCTGGACAGCTGCTCTCCTTCCCGTCAcactccgcctcctcctcctcctcctcctccaccacctcctcctccgccaccaCCACGGTTGCTGCTTCATCCTCCTCCGCTACGTcggtctcctcctcctcctcttcctcctcctcctcctcctcctgtcctcctgacGACAGAACACTGCTAAAGAACAGCTAAAGTCCTCCTCGATGTCACGTGACACTTGAGTCATTGGTCCAGGCGTCCTACAAGCCCCGCCTCCCACCTCATTACACTACAGACAGgtgaggtagaggaggaggaggaaggaggagggaccTGAGCAACTTTTCCCCTGTTggaaaaggttttgttttgttggcgGGCACAGccaccacagaggaggaggaggaggaggaggaggaagatatTTTGGGAAAGTTGTCGGTAATAGTAAAAAGAATTAGAAACCCTGAGCATGTACATATTTGTTCTCTGTACAATTTtgggtgtgtgtatatatctgtAGTTTACTGTAAATGACCTTTAACCTTTGAAACATCACCCCAACACTCCTTTCCTTCcctgcttccttccttccttctttccttccttccttccatccaaCGACCAATCATCACGCCAGACATCCACCTGCTCGTCAgtagctgcaggagagagaaaagtggaaAATTAAAACTTGATGTTGTTCAGATTTCGTTGCTGTGGTTTGAAAGGTGACATCAAACCTCCAtccccacccaccccaccccaccccaccccaccctcacaggaagtcagaaacACTTGAGGCTTGATGTTCAAACTGAGGACAATCTGATATTTGTGTCTCATTCACGATCAGAACACAGTTTGGGATTTAGACAGTTTCCCTCGTCTGGGTCTGAGTGGACGACGTGTCCTGAAGTGTTTGATAGAAATGCATCTTTTGTGTATGAAGTTTGGTGCAGCTGGAGAGTCTCTCTGCAGAGGGATTAATCCCGTGCTAAGGTGGACGAACGATGAAAGTTAGAGAATCAGCTGAACAAGATGGCGTCTTCAGGCGTCTcgttttgtccaaccagcagtcaACAACCCAAAGAAACTCAGTCCAGAAGCAGCAGTCGTCTCCTCGCCTGCTGCATAATCTGTTGAATAATCTATTAATGAATCAACTGCTGCATTTCAGACTGACACTGTTTCCTCTTGACAAATCTAAATGATCCAGTTTGTGATAATCAGACCTCAGATCAGTGCTCAGTCAagtctttctgtcttctgtgaATGAAGCTTCATTCATGAGAGAATCTGTGCTCAGTGTCGAGGCTGCAATCAGAGTGAACTCAGCTCCtaatgaatgtaaacacatggtcaggtgtgtgtgtgtgtgtgtgtgtgtgagagaaagagagatggaaacTGTTAATTATGATTGTATGAACCCAGTGAggcagcagacaaaacaggtaaTAATCAGAAAGTTTATGATCTTGTCGGAAGTCAAAGAGACTCTTTCAGATTATTCCCAGGTTTATGTGACGATGCGACAGATTAATTCTGTGTTGTCAGATGTTTGGACTCGGCTTCATGTAAAGACAATTCAAATCAGATCAAccagtaaacaggaagtgacctcacCAGACGGCTGCGGAGTGAGTGACCTTCAGGAGCAGTGAACTGATCAGGTGTCAGCAGTGTCCAGTCGTCCTCCCGTCTCTGAACACACCGTCCAAACTGTCCCGTTCACTCCAGCAGACAAACGTCTGAGGGTGAATCACAGATTTGGAGAGAGGCTAACAGTTTCCCTCTgccttcagtgtttgtgctaagctaagctaagctaggctaaacacaTCAGTGTCGAAATCAAAGTGAAACATGACGAGCAGCTCTGTAAACCACAGAGCGGGCCAGGCTAACAGTTTCCTCCCGCTtctagtctttgtgctaagctaggctaagcaGACCTGTGTGGtcctgtaaaatgtcaaactgttcctttaaacggCGTCCAGTCACGAGGGTGTCGCTGCAGGTTGTTCCGGTGTGAGTTTGGTTTGAGGTGTTTTccttcctgctgtgtgtgtgtgtgtgtgtgtgtgtgtgtgtgtgtgtgtgtgtgtgtgtgtgtgtgtgtgtgtgtgtgtgtgtgttcagaccgACAGCTGAAACTGAGCCTCAGTGTCTTCAACATTCGCCTCAATCGTTCATCTTCTCCTCTTCGTCCTTTGTCTCCGTCTGTTGGTCACCTCCGATCAGATCGATCGATCGCGTGTTTCTCAGgagtattttcttcttttttgtttttttgtttctttttaaatcaggttTTAATTTATTTCGTGCCGCAGCAGCACTCCCATCCAGTCCGAACACACATTCCTGCTTcctgcatgagagagagagtttgtttttgattgtctCACATTTGGTTCTGTTGGGTTCTGTTGGCAGCAGGTCCATTTATCTGAACGGATGTGTCGTTTTGTTTTCTACAtgcacacagctgctttgtttaaaTCACACCGAGTCTGAATGTGTTCTGTGGAAGCTCACTGGTGCCAGAACAACAACACGCACTGGGTCAGAATCTCAACTCTCCTGTGGTCTTTATTATAATTAGtgtcataattattattttactgaATCATGatcttgacttcctgtctgattaAATCAAAGTCAAAATCAACACTCGGGTCTTAAGTTCTACTTTTCTCGACTCGCTGTCTCAGTATTTAGATTAAAA contains:
- the zgc:158376 gene encoding F-box/LRR-repeat protein 19 isoform X1; the encoded protein is MCGCHGDATSSSGKLKSGVNFELTCSGMSGSKALGGGARRRRTRCRRCQACMRTECGECHFCKDMKKFGGPGRMKQSCLLRQCTAPVLPHTAVCFACGEAGKEDTVDSEEEKFSLCLMECTICNEIIHPSCLKMGKAEGIINDEIPNCWECPKCHKEGKTSKDQADGSGKRRLDNGEVGRWKLTDDPPPKKKAPPSLEEGGRTDGGHKRKKEKELPQDSGPKKKMKGGHEKRLKKKPKQEAVESNGPTSSAGGGAGGLQGSSSTTSSQPGGGGGGGAGGTSSADQRSHHREKLERFKRMCLLERRPESSSSSSSSSESDSESDSDDSLRGEQAGGGSSPSSSSPAPPPPIVYGNSSGGRAERERSRSERERERERERRLAELGFSASEESEGEGGRGEDEVREEEQGGGGGEKARRRGGEAGLPPRGRKAGLLDGEEEDMPTSDRTRKNSASLPPPSPLSSNQMPPSSQHDGFTGKQRSNGQDARNGRTRGGTGGGREGGEKENTSGVLTNHRHSGGGGGGTKGSGSRGNKIRSNSKNQTSRNNSTSSSASIPTSNGGGGPGGGGLMMSAMAASPCSQPSRLAPRSQMMKRSPPAVPSPPRPIQMERHLVRPPPTCPEPSCLPLDSGSSHIMTRDVWLRVFTHLSQRELCVCMRVCRTWSRWCCDKRLWTQIDLSRQRSITPPMLSGIIRRQPVSLNLGYTNISKKQLMWLINRLQGLLELNVSGCPWPVVSALCQAVCPCLKLLDLSRVEDLKDSHLRELLAPPPDTRTVLSHVLCSLIGRSAHGETRVGRFQNVTELRLAGLDLTDTSSRLLVRYVPHLTRLDLSQCGNVTDQTVHTLTSPISPLRESLTHVNLAGCVKVTEQCVPLLRRCTSLQTVDLRSCSLLSSETGQLLSFPSHSASSSSSSSTTSSSATTTVAASSSSATSVSSSSSSSSSSSSCPPDDRTLLKNS
- the zgc:158376 gene encoding F-box/LRR-repeat protein 19 isoform X3; this encodes MSGSKALGGGARRRRTRCRRCQACMRTECGECHFCKDMKKFGGPGRMKQSCLLRQCTAPVLPHTAVCFACGEAGKEDTVDSEEEKFSLCLMECTICNEIIHPSCLKMGKAEGIINDEIPNCWECPKCHKEGKTSKDQADGSGKRRLDNGEVGRWKLTDDPPPKKKAPPSLEEGGRTDGGHKRKKEKELPQDSGPKKKMKGGHEKRLKKKPKQEAVESNGPTSSAGGGAGGLQGSSSTTSSQPGGGGGGGAGGTSSADQRSHHREKLERFKRMCLLERRPESSSSSSSSSESDSESDSDDSLRGEQAGGGSSPSSSSPAPPPPIVYGNSSGGRAERERSRSERERERERERRLAELGFSASEESEGEGGRGEDEVREEEQGGGGGEKARRRGGEAGLPPRGRKAGLLDGEEEDMPTSDRTRKNSASLPPPSPLSSNQMPPSSQHDGFTGKQRSNGQDARNGRTRGGTGGGREGGEKENTSGVLTNHRHSGGGGGGTKGSGSRGNKIRSNSKNQTSRNNSTSSSASIPTSNGGGGPGGGGLMMSAMAASPCSQPSRLAPRSQMMKRSPPAVPSPPRPIQMERHLVRPPPTCPEPSCLPLDSGSSHIMTRDVWLRVFTHLSQRELCVCMRVCRTWSRWCCDKRLWTQIDLSRQRSITPPMLSGIIRRQPVSLNLGYTNISKKQLMWLINRLQGLLELNVSGCPWPVVSALCQAVCPCLKLLDLSRVEDLKDSHLRELLAPPPDTRTVLSHVLCSLIGRSAHGETRVGRFQNVTELRLAGLDLTDTSSRLLVRYVPHLTRLDLSQCGNVTDQTVHTLTSPISPLRESLTHVNLAGCVKVTEQCVPLLRRCTSLQTVDLRSCSLLSSETGQLLSFPSHSASSSSSSSTTSSSATTTVAASSSSATSVSSSSSSSSSSSSCPPDDRTLLKNS
- the zgc:158376 gene encoding F-box/LRR-repeat protein 19 isoform X2, whose amino-acid sequence is MCGCHGDATSSSGKLKSGVNFELTCSGMSGSKALGGGARRRRTRCRRCQACMRTECGECHFCKDMKKFGGPGRMKQSCLLRQCTAPVLPHTAVCFACGEAGKEDTVDSEEEKFSLCLMECTICNEIIHPSCLKMGKAEGIINDEIPNCWECPKCHKEGKTSKDQADGSGKRRLDNGEVGRWKLTDDPPPKKKAPPSLEEGGRTDGGHKRKKEKELPQDSGPKKKMKGGHEKRLKKKPKQEAVESNGPTSSAGGGAGGLQGSSSTTSSQPGGGGGGGAGGTSSADQRSHHREKLERFKRMCLLERRPESSSSSSSSSESDSESDSDDSLRGEQAGGGSSPSSSSPAPPPPIVYGNSSGGRAERERSRSERERERERERRLAELGFSASEESEGEGGRGEDEVREEEQGGGGGEKARRRGGEAGLPPRGRKAGLLDGEEEDMPTSDRTRKNSASLPPPSPLSSNQMPPSSQHDGFTGKQRSNGQDARNGRTRGGTGGGREGGEKENTSGVLTNHRHSGGGGGGTKGSGSRGNKIRSNSKNQTSRNNSTSSSASIPTSNGGGGPGGGGLMMSAMAASPCSQPSRLAPRSQMMKRSPPAVPSPPRPIQMERHLVRPPPTCPEPSCLPLDSGSSHIMTRDVWLRVFTHLSQRELCVCMRVCRTWSRWCCDKRLWTQIDLSRQRSITPPMLSGIIRRQPVSLNLGYTNISKKQLMWLINRLQGLLELNVSGCPWPVVSALCQAVCPCLKLLDLSRVEDLKDSHLRELLAPPPDTRTAHGETRVGRFQNVTELRLAGLDLTDTSSRLLVRYVPHLTRLDLSQCGNVTDQTVHTLTSPISPLRESLTHVNLAGCVKVTEQCVPLLRRCTSLQTVDLRSCSLLSSETGQLLSFPSHSASSSSSSSTTSSSATTTVAASSSSATSVSSSSSSSSSSSSCPPDDRTLLKNS